Proteins from one Gallus gallus isolate bGalGal1 chromosome 15, bGalGal1.mat.broiler.GRCg7b, whole genome shotgun sequence genomic window:
- the CHEK2 gene encoding serine/threonine-protein kinase Chk2 isoform 1 (isoform 1 is encoded by transcript variant 1) — protein MSRETRSDAQPSQGTQPSQGGTSSSSSASQGASQSSSSSGTLSSLDTVPTQELPSIPEDPEPDELVPQPWGRLFALGKGFSNWDCVNDEYWFGRDKSCDYSFSKLGLSETGFYQNYSKKHFRIFREMGPKNSYVAYIEDHSANGTFINRELIGKGKRLPLTHNSEIALSIQTNKVFVFSDLTVDDQLVFPREFREKYIMSKTLGSGACGEVKLAFEKSTCNKVAVKIINKRKFMASGGREANPAFNINTEIEILKKIDHPCLIKIKNFFEAEDYYIVLELMEGGELYDRVSRPVKMKEATCKLYFYQMLLAVKYLHDNGIIHRDLKPENVLLSSSEETCLIKITDFGQSKILGETSLMKTLCGTPTYLAPEVLNSFGTAGYSRAVDCWSLGVILFVCLCGYPPFNEQNTQLSLKDQITRGEYTFISKEWKHVSNMALDLVKKLLVVDPSKRFTIEEALEHPWLQDEDMKNTFQQLLAQTSATMNPPQTSKMPVATRKRLHENEDESVSSKRDVPSTSLQKMRMD, from the exons ATGTCTCGAGAGACGAGGAGCGACGCGCAGCCGTCCCAGGGCACCCAGCCGTCCCAGGGCGGCACCAGCTCGTCCTCCAGCGCCTCGCAGGGCGCCAGCcagtcctcctccagctccggCACGCTCAGCTCGCTGGACACCGTGCCCACGCAGGAGCTGCCCTCCATTCCCGAGGACCCGGAACCCGACGAGCTCGTTCCCCAGCCGTGGGGTCGGCTCTTCGCGCTCGGAAAAGGTTTCAGCAATTGGG ACTGTGTGAATGATGAGTACTGGTTTGGAAGAGACAAAAGCTGTGATTACAGTTTTTCTAAGCTCGGTTTATCGGAGACGGGGTTTTACCAGAACTACAGCAAGAAGCACTTCCGAATTTTCAGG gaaaTGGGACCCAAAAATTCATACGTTGCCTACATTGAAGACCACAGCGCAAATGGAACTTTCATTAATAGAGAGCTCattgggaaagggaagaggCTCCCGCTGACTCATAACTCTGAAATCGCACTGTCTATTCAGACTAACAAGG tgtttgtgttttctgatCTCACGGTGGATGACCAGTTGGTGTTTCCTAGAGAATTCCGAGAGAAGTACATCATGTCCAAGACTTTGGGAAG TGGTGCCTGTGGAGAAGTCAAACTGGCATTTGAGAAGAGCACTTGTAATAAAGTTGCGGTAAAGATAATCAATAAGCGGAAGTTTATGGCCAGTGGTGGTAGAGAGGCA AACCCAGCTTTTAATATCAACACAGAAATAgagattttgaagaaaatagacCAC CCCTGCTTAATCAAGATCAAGAACTTCTTTGAAGCAGAGGATTACTACATTGTTTTGGAACT GATGGAAGGAGGAGAACTGTATGACAGAGTGTCAAGGCCAGTCAAGATGAAAGAAGCTACCTGCAAGTTGTACTTTTATCAGATGCTGCTGGCTGTGAAG TATCTTCATGACAATGGAATCATACACCGGGATCTGAAGCCGGAGAATGTGCTGCTTTCATCTTCTGAAGAGACGTGTCTGATAAAG ATTACAGATTTTGGACAATCCAAGATTCTTGGAGAAACTTCTCTTATGAAAACATTATGTGGTACTCCCACGTATCTTGCTCCTGAGGTTCTAAATTCATTTGGGACTGCTGGATACAGCCGAGCTGTGGACTGCTGGAGTTTAGGAGTTATTCTTTTTGTATG CTTGTGTGGATATCCACCATTTAATGAGCAAAATACTCAACTATCTCTGAAAGACCAAATCACTCGTGGAGAATAcacattcatttcaaaagaatGGAAACACGTATCCAACATGG CTCTGGATCTTGTGAAGAAGCTGTTGGTAGTGGATCCAAGCAAACGTTTTACAATAGAGGAAGCCTTAGAGCATCCCTGGCTTCAG gacgaggatatgaaaaatacatttcaacaACTACTTGCTCAGACAAGTGCCACTATGAATCCACCACAAACATCAAAAATG CCAGTTGCTACGAGAAAACGTCTCCACGAAAATGAGGATGAATCTGTCTCTTCTAAGCGTGATGTTCCTTCTACGTCACTGCAGAAAATGAG GATGGACTGA
- the CHEK2 gene encoding serine/threonine-protein kinase Chk2 isoform X1: MGPKNSYVAYIEDHSANGTFINRELIGKGKRLPLTHNSEIALSIQTNKVFVFSDLTVDDQLVFPREFREKYIMSKTLGSGACGEVKLAFEKSTCNKVAVKIINKRKFMASGGREANPAFNINTEIEILKKIDHPCLIKIKNFFEAEDYYIVLELMEGGELYDRVSRPVKMKEATCKLYFYQMLLAVKYLHDNGIIHRDLKPENVLLSSSEETCLIKITDFGQSKILGETSLMKTLCGTPTYLAPEVLNSFGTAGYSRAVDCWSLGVILFVCLCGYPPFNEQNTQLSLKDQITRGEYTFISKEWKHVSNMALDLVKKLLVVDPSKRFTIEEALEHPWLQDEDMKNTFQQLLAQTSATMNPPQTSKMPVATRKRLHENEDESVSSKRDVPSTSLQKMRMD, encoded by the exons aTGGGACCCAAAAATTCATACGTTGCCTACATTGAAGACCACAGCGCAAATGGAACTTTCATTAATAGAGAGCTCattgggaaagggaagaggCTCCCGCTGACTCATAACTCTGAAATCGCACTGTCTATTCAGACTAACAAGG tgtttgtgttttctgatCTCACGGTGGATGACCAGTTGGTGTTTCCTAGAGAATTCCGAGAGAAGTACATCATGTCCAAGACTTTGGGAAG TGGTGCCTGTGGAGAAGTCAAACTGGCATTTGAGAAGAGCACTTGTAATAAAGTTGCGGTAAAGATAATCAATAAGCGGAAGTTTATGGCCAGTGGTGGTAGAGAGGCA AACCCAGCTTTTAATATCAACACAGAAATAgagattttgaagaaaatagacCAC CCCTGCTTAATCAAGATCAAGAACTTCTTTGAAGCAGAGGATTACTACATTGTTTTGGAACT GATGGAAGGAGGAGAACTGTATGACAGAGTGTCAAGGCCAGTCAAGATGAAAGAAGCTACCTGCAAGTTGTACTTTTATCAGATGCTGCTGGCTGTGAAG TATCTTCATGACAATGGAATCATACACCGGGATCTGAAGCCGGAGAATGTGCTGCTTTCATCTTCTGAAGAGACGTGTCTGATAAAG ATTACAGATTTTGGACAATCCAAGATTCTTGGAGAAACTTCTCTTATGAAAACATTATGTGGTACTCCCACGTATCTTGCTCCTGAGGTTCTAAATTCATTTGGGACTGCTGGATACAGCCGAGCTGTGGACTGCTGGAGTTTAGGAGTTATTCTTTTTGTATG CTTGTGTGGATATCCACCATTTAATGAGCAAAATACTCAACTATCTCTGAAAGACCAAATCACTCGTGGAGAATAcacattcatttcaaaagaatGGAAACACGTATCCAACATGG CTCTGGATCTTGTGAAGAAGCTGTTGGTAGTGGATCCAAGCAAACGTTTTACAATAGAGGAAGCCTTAGAGCATCCCTGGCTTCAG gacgaggatatgaaaaatacatttcaacaACTACTTGCTCAGACAAGTGCCACTATGAATCCACCACAAACATCAAAAATG CCAGTTGCTACGAGAAAACGTCTCCACGAAAATGAGGATGAATCTGTCTCTTCTAAGCGTGATGTTCCTTCTACGTCACTGCAGAAAATGAG GATGGACTGA
- the CHEK2 gene encoding serine/threonine-protein kinase Chk2 isoform 2 (isoform 2 is encoded by transcript variant 2), giving the protein MSRETRSDAQPSQGTQPSQGGTSSSSSASQGASQSSSSSGTLSSLDTVPTQELPSIPEDPEPDELVPQPWGRLFALGKGFSNWDCVNDEYWFGRDKSCDYSFSKLGLSETGFYQNYSKKHFRIFREMGPKNSYVAYIEDHSANGTFINRELIGKGKRLPLTHNSEIALSIQTNKVFVFSDLTVDDQLVFPREFREKYIMSKTLGSGACGEVKLAFEKSTCNKVAVKIINKRKFMASGGREANPAFNINTEIEILKKIDHPCLIKIKNFFEAEDYYIVLELMEGGELYDRVSRPVKMKEATCKLYFYQMLLAVKYLHDNGIIHRDLKPENVLLSSSEETCLIKITDFGQSKILGETSLMKTLCGTPTYLAPEVLNSFGTAGYSRAVDCWSLGVILFVCLCGYPPFNEQNTQLSLKDQITRGEYTFISKEWKHVSNMALDLVKKLLVVDPSKRFTIEEALEHPWLQDEDMKNTFQQLLAQTSATMNPPQTSKMPVATRKRLHENEDESVSSKRDVPSTSLQKMR; this is encoded by the exons ATGTCTCGAGAGACGAGGAGCGACGCGCAGCCGTCCCAGGGCACCCAGCCGTCCCAGGGCGGCACCAGCTCGTCCTCCAGCGCCTCGCAGGGCGCCAGCcagtcctcctccagctccggCACGCTCAGCTCGCTGGACACCGTGCCCACGCAGGAGCTGCCCTCCATTCCCGAGGACCCGGAACCCGACGAGCTCGTTCCCCAGCCGTGGGGTCGGCTCTTCGCGCTCGGAAAAGGTTTCAGCAATTGGG ACTGTGTGAATGATGAGTACTGGTTTGGAAGAGACAAAAGCTGTGATTACAGTTTTTCTAAGCTCGGTTTATCGGAGACGGGGTTTTACCAGAACTACAGCAAGAAGCACTTCCGAATTTTCAGG gaaaTGGGACCCAAAAATTCATACGTTGCCTACATTGAAGACCACAGCGCAAATGGAACTTTCATTAATAGAGAGCTCattgggaaagggaagaggCTCCCGCTGACTCATAACTCTGAAATCGCACTGTCTATTCAGACTAACAAGG tgtttgtgttttctgatCTCACGGTGGATGACCAGTTGGTGTTTCCTAGAGAATTCCGAGAGAAGTACATCATGTCCAAGACTTTGGGAAG TGGTGCCTGTGGAGAAGTCAAACTGGCATTTGAGAAGAGCACTTGTAATAAAGTTGCGGTAAAGATAATCAATAAGCGGAAGTTTATGGCCAGTGGTGGTAGAGAGGCA AACCCAGCTTTTAATATCAACACAGAAATAgagattttgaagaaaatagacCAC CCCTGCTTAATCAAGATCAAGAACTTCTTTGAAGCAGAGGATTACTACATTGTTTTGGAACT GATGGAAGGAGGAGAACTGTATGACAGAGTGTCAAGGCCAGTCAAGATGAAAGAAGCTACCTGCAAGTTGTACTTTTATCAGATGCTGCTGGCTGTGAAG TATCTTCATGACAATGGAATCATACACCGGGATCTGAAGCCGGAGAATGTGCTGCTTTCATCTTCTGAAGAGACGTGTCTGATAAAG ATTACAGATTTTGGACAATCCAAGATTCTTGGAGAAACTTCTCTTATGAAAACATTATGTGGTACTCCCACGTATCTTGCTCCTGAGGTTCTAAATTCATTTGGGACTGCTGGATACAGCCGAGCTGTGGACTGCTGGAGTTTAGGAGTTATTCTTTTTGTATG CTTGTGTGGATATCCACCATTTAATGAGCAAAATACTCAACTATCTCTGAAAGACCAAATCACTCGTGGAGAATAcacattcatttcaaaagaatGGAAACACGTATCCAACATGG CTCTGGATCTTGTGAAGAAGCTGTTGGTAGTGGATCCAAGCAAACGTTTTACAATAGAGGAAGCCTTAGAGCATCCCTGGCTTCAG gacgaggatatgaaaaatacatttcaacaACTACTTGCTCAGACAAGTGCCACTATGAATCCACCACAAACATCAAAAATG CCAGTTGCTACGAGAAAACGTCTCCACGAAAATGAGGATGAATCTGTCTCTTCTAAGCGTGATGTTCCTTCTACGTCACTGCAGAAAATGAGGTGA
- the HSCB gene encoding iron-sulfur cluster co-chaperone protein HscB isoform X1, whose product MRAALRRQFGRARWALRVSEAAPRPRCVGPGSVPSPRCWSCGGALSGADAAPHFCPRCRALQPPAPRPDLFRLMECERSFRVDAQRLQRRFRSLQRALHPDRFGRRPPKEQHYSEQHSSLINKAYQTLLHPLSRGLYLLELNGVEPAQETDCDADSEFLTEIMEINEKLAEPENDEILAEIETLIKGKGLHSSSCRLHQGDTQTVYNSSFFLLSTKICGVHVMLRKNPGCSVGDQSKLNCWEIDKKN is encoded by the exons ATGCGGGCGGCGCTGCGGAGGCAGTTCGGCCGGGCGCGGTGGGCGCTCCGCGTCTCCGaggcggccccgcggccgcgCTGCGTCGGGCCCGGCTCCGTCCCGTCCCCGCGGTGCTGGAGCTGCGGCGGCGCCCTCTCCGGCGCCGATGCGGCCCCGCACTTCTGCCCCCGCTGCCGGGCCCTGCAGCCGCCGGCGCCTCGGCCCGACCTCTTCCGTCTCATGGAGTG TGAGCGCTCCTTCCGCGTCGACGCGCAGCGGCTGCAGCGGCGGTTCCGGAGCCTTCAGCGCGCGCTGCACCCCGACCGCTTCGGCCGCAGACCGCCG AAGGAACAGCACTACTCGGAGCAGCACTCCTCCCTCATTAACAAGGCCTACCAGACGCTGCTGCACCCCCTGAGCCGCGGCCTCTATCTG CTGGAGCTGAACGGGGTGGAGCCGGCGCAGGAGACGGACTGCGATGCGGATTCAGAGTTTCTCACGGAAATCATGGAAATCAATGAGAAATTAGCAGAGCCCGAGAACGACGAGATCCTTGCCGAGATAGAAACTTTAATCAAAG GCAAAGGATTACATTCCAGCTCCTGCAGGTTGCATCAGGGAGACACGCAAACAGTGTACAATTCcagcttcttccttctgtctACTAAAATATGTGGAGTGCACGTGATGTTGAGGAAGAATCCTGGGTGCAGCGTTGGGGATCAAAGCAAGTTAAACTGCTGGGAA ATAGACAAGAAGAACTGA